One window of the Archaeoglobus sulfaticallidus PM70-1 genome contains the following:
- a CDS encoding DHH family phosphoesterase: protein MSALIIHHWDTDGVASAALVVKALDETSDFRNLVPPIGKFRLDERIKKYMANAEKLFILDLNLPDEVEALDRDAVFIDHHIQPKIKNSRIRQINPVLDGKTSPSTTFVVSEYYNLWNAWSALGAIGDVGRRAFEIQRVIELLKKEGITRNEAEKIVELIDSNYIVMDRNKVEDAVKVLLEKSLTELLEFEPWLNNLEAIESEIDNVLSNVVVEDGLALAEFSSDFNIISKVARKLVWELGYNGAVAVNRNFHGKAQLYFRVSPDMAERVKMDEIISSLKDFNAGGKKDVFGCVCERDRLNDVLEILMGCLKCVRFS from the coding sequence ATGTCGGCTTTAATCATCCACCACTGGGATACAGATGGTGTTGCATCTGCAGCCTTGGTTGTGAAAGCTTTAGATGAAACATCGGATTTCAGGAACTTGGTTCCTCCTATAGGGAAATTCAGACTTGATGAACGCATAAAAAAATACATGGCAAATGCAGAAAAACTGTTCATTCTTGATTTGAATCTTCCAGATGAGGTGGAAGCTCTGGACAGGGATGCTGTGTTCATCGACCACCACATTCAGCCGAAAATAAAGAACTCACGAATCAGGCAGATAAATCCCGTTCTTGATGGTAAAACCTCACCTTCAACTACTTTCGTTGTGTCGGAGTATTATAATCTCTGGAACGCCTGGAGCGCGCTGGGTGCAATTGGAGATGTTGGTAGGAGAGCTTTTGAAATCCAGAGGGTTATAGAACTATTGAAAAAAGAGGGAATAACCAGAAATGAGGCGGAAAAGATTGTGGAGCTTATCGACTCCAATTATATCGTGATGGACAGAAATAAGGTTGAAGATGCTGTAAAGGTATTGCTTGAGAAATCGCTGACTGAGTTGCTGGAATTTGAACCATGGCTGAACAATCTCGAGGCAATAGAGAGCGAGATTGACAATGTGCTGTCGAATGTGGTGGTTGAAGATGGTCTCGCTCTCGCTGAATTCTCCAGTGACTTCAACATAATTTCAAAGGTTGCCAGAAAGCTCGTCTGGGAGTTGGGATATAATGGGGCTGTAGCCGTTAACAGAAACTTCCATGGAAAAGCCCAGCTTTACTTCAGAGTATCTCCCGATATGGCCGAAAGGGTAAAAATGGATGAAATAATTTCCAGCCTTAAGGATTTTAACGCTGGTGGAAAGAAGGATGTTTTTGGGTGTGTTTGCGAAAGAGATAGGTTGAATGATGTGTTGGAAATTCTGATGGGGTGCCTGAAATGCGTAAGGTTTTCGTGA